In the genome of Campylobacter concisus, the window AATATACAATTAAACAAAAATTAAAAGGAAGTATCGTGCCTGATGTGAAAATAAGCTTTGTAGTGCCTGTTTTTAACAAAAAAGAGCACATTAGGGATTGTTTAAATTCGCTTATATCTCAAGACATGGATGATATTGAGATTATAGTTATTAATGATGGAAGTACTGACAATACGCTAGAAATATTAGAAGAATATAAAGATAAAATAATATTAAAAACAAAGAGCAATGCTGGTGTTAGTGCTGCCAGAAATGACGGTATATTGCTAGCTAGTGGCAAATATGCTATCTGTATAGATGCTGATGACTATGTGGAAAAGGATTATGCTTCATGTGTTTATGATATCGCAAAAAAATTTGATGCCGACATAGTGATAACAGATATGTGTAAGGTCTATAGTCATAAAAAACTCATTCTAAAGGATTTTGAGACAAAAGAGGATGGCGCAATCGATAAAAATGAGTATCTAAAAAGGCTTTTAGCCTCAAGGCACAACAAAGTCTTGCATAATGCGGCAAACAAGGCGATTAGGACTAAAATTTTAAAAGAAAATTTATTTCCAGTTGGGATCACGCAAGCTGAAGATTTTCACACTGTAGTAAGGAATGTTATCGCTTCAAAAACTCTTGTAAAGCTAAATAAGGCTTTTTATTGCTATAAGATAGGAGACAACAACACTGCTGGCTTTGAAAAGCTAAAAGCTGTGATGGATCATAAATTTGTTTATGATGACATAATCTCAATTTTAAAAAACAAAAATTTAGCACTTGAAATGGTGCCTGATCTTGAACTAAGAAAGATAAAAAGCGTCTATATGCCAGCTATTTCGGCGAGACCAAATCTAAAAAATAGTAGCTATGTAAAGGCACTTGATCTTTTTTATGAGGATATTGACGGCATCATAAATTCAGCTGGTTTTTCAAAACTTAGATAAAACAGAGAATTTTGTTTAAAGTGCTAAAAAATGTAAAATCATACGAAAATGTATCAAAAATTTTAAAAATCTTTAATACAATAAATGGCTTTTTGTCAAATAAAAAAATGAAAGAATTTAAAGAGTAGAAGATGATAAATATACTTGAGCTTGAAAGCTCTCTTGGATTTGGCGGACAGGAACACCGTACACAGCGTGTGATAAATGGACTAGATAAGAGCAAATTTAAGGTTTTTTATGGGCTAAATCCTGGCTCAAAAAGCTTTGAGAAGCAAATAGAGTGTGAATTCGTTGAGCTTAATCTCAAAAAGTCTTTTAATCTCTTTGAAATTTTAAAAATTTGTAAATTTGTAAAGCAAAATAATATAAAAATTATCTCAACTCACTCAGGTAAAGATGGCATAATAGGCGCTATAGTGGGCAAAATTTGTGGCGTTAGTGTGGTTCGCACTAGGCATTTGCAGCTGCCTATAACATCGCCTTTGCCTTATAATCTAAGCACAAAAGTAGTAGGCGTGTGTGACTCAGTTTGCGCTGATCTTATCAAAAGGGGCGTCAAAAAAGAGAAGGTACTAAAAATTTACACTGGGATTGATACGCAAAAATACACACCAGAATTTAAGATAAACATGAAAAAAGAATTTGGCCTAAGTGACAATGTGGTAGGCGTTTGTATTGTTGCAGTGCTAAGAGCCGCTAAAAATCATAAGCTCTTAATCGATGCATTTAGTG includes:
- a CDS encoding glycosyl transferase family 1, with the protein product MINILELESSLGFGGQEHRTQRVINGLDKSKFKVFYGLNPGSKSFEKQIECEFVELNLKKSFNLFEILKICKFVKQNNIKIISTHSGKDGIIGAIVGKICGVSVVRTRHLQLPITSPLPYNLSTKVVGVCDSVCADLIKRGVKKEKVLKIYTGIDTQKYTPEFKINMKKEFGLSDNVVGVCIVAVLRAAKNHKLLIDAFSELNLENSALFIVGDGPQNENLKEYIKDKKNIFMLGNRTDVSDFLGSLDICVLPSDMEAIGGALLEASSCKLATIGSDVGGLGEAVSDRKSGFLFQNGDKEGLKKVLERLILDENLRKQMGEFGREYVKEVFSIEKMIENTQNLYMELAK